A window of the Diorhabda carinulata isolate Delta chromosome 1, icDioCari1.1, whole genome shotgun sequence genome harbors these coding sequences:
- the LOC130895307 gene encoding uncharacterized protein LOC130895307, with product MKFPSVIVVLIGVLGYNILQAQPLERDPVKSLRLIRSPTKHHKPLLGGLLFGGNTPIGHGPQGGVSGHGPQGIVNNNYVTNINNYGPGGHGGHGQEANFAGSVAFAGGHGGQSQSQAAAFSIGPNGASFSQSQAQSRHGKSGFFDLLDY from the exons ATGAAGTTTCCAAGTGTAATTGTTGTGCTCATTGGTGTTCTTGGATACAATATATTACAGGCACAACCTTTAGAAAGAGACCCGGTTAAAA gTCTCAGGTTAATTCGATCTCCAACTAAGCATCATAAACCATTATTAGGAGGCTTACTCTTTGGTGGTAACACTCCAATAGGACATGGTCCTCAAGGTGGTGTAAGTGGTCACGGTCCTCAAGGAATAGTAAACAACAACTAcgtaacaaatattaataactaCGGGCCGGGGGGTCATGGAGGTCATGGACAGGAAGCAAATTTTGCAGGTAGTGTTGCGTTCGCAGGAGGTCATGGTGGTCAATCACAAAGTCAAGCTGCCGCTTTTTCCATAGGGCCTAATGGAGCTTCTTTTTCCCAGAGTCAAGCACAAAGTAGACACGGAAAAAGTGGATTTTTTGATCT GCTTGACTATTAG
- the LOC130892443 gene encoding probable elongation factor 1-beta: protein MSAHDAGSVWLNKRIYEDAEIQHYENLAKVALTPLAGEVAKARQRLIESRDTFTANIESIDTGAIKFMEKKIVEFGKSIDAILKQLKSLDARIASLEKSNNQNKTVNAINVASVHKQTQKHADEEENDDDDDVDLFGSESEDDEAAAQVREERLKAYEAKKSKKPALIAKSNVILDIKPWDDETDMKAMEENVRKIEMDGLLWGAAKLVPLAYGIHKLQISCVVEDDKVSIDLLTEQLEQLEEFVQSVDIAAFNKI from the exons atgtcaGCTCATGATGCAGGTTCTGTTTGGCTAAACAAAAGAATATATGAAGATGCCGAAATACAGCATTACGAAAATTTGGCAAAA GTAGCTCTAACTCCTTTGGCTGGTGAAGTAGCAAAAGCTAGGCAACGTTTGATCGAAAGTAGGGACACTTTTACT gCAAATATAGAATCAATTGATACTGGAGCTATTAAATTTATGGAGaagaaaattgtagaatttGGAAAAT ctATTGATGCTATCCTTAAACAATTGAAAAGTTTGGATGCACGTATAGCATCTTTAGAGAAATCAAATAATCAGAACAAAACTGTAAACGCAATTAATGTAGCATCAGTTCACAAACAAACTCAAAAACATgcagatgaagaagaaaatgatgatgatgatgatgtagATCTTTTTGGTTCTGAATCAGAAGATGATGAAGCTGCTGCCCAAGTTAGAGAAGAGAGACTTAAGGCTTATGAAGCCAAAAAATCCAAAa aACCTGCCCTTATTGCAAAATCAAATGTTATTTTGGATATAAAACCATGGGATGATGAGACTGACATGAAAGCTATGGAAGAAAAtgttagaaaaattgaaatggaTGGTTTACTGTGGGGTGCTGCTAAACTAGTTCCTCTTGCTTACGGCATTCACAAATTACAAATTTCCTGTGTTGTTGAAGACGATAAGGTGTCCATTGATTTGCTTACTGAACAGTTAGAACAACTAGAAGaattt GTCCAAAGCGTTGATATTGCTGCCTTCAATAAAATCTAA
- the LOC130892364 gene encoding signal recognition particle subunit SRP72: MTEKTPKEKTLIAQYAELNRLGQNGEYERGLKAANKIIGVAPHEFLAFQCKMVCLIQLSRFDEAISLMNKNPQWTQSLIFEKAYCYYRANKPDVALKTIDSSEKELDFRCKELKAQILYRLEQYHDSANLYHNIIKNMHGDDYEDERYTNLSAVMVHLKSDDALDTIEEFKETTYEQCYNKACLLIENENYAEAERKLRQCEKLCREMLEEDETSEEEIDIELALIKIQLGYVYQKQGRVKESQQLYTTNLKLKLDDIALMAVASNNIVCINKDQNLFDSKKKMKVALNDNLNFKLPSKQRKLIALNNAILNYYINQTDQCEKACKLIDEKWPELHLQTTILRALNLIKADKPKEAIELLKKSKTKDDNLYINLCIAQIYLMQGEKLEACQVLENIGESSYKPGIVGALTTLYLGIGKEETALKIFEKTVEFYKKNKVRGVDLSNLWRQAAEFHIKKGLPQVAANSLEELLQTNKYDTKLIAQLILAYAQFDEPKALRYSNQLISLDEIAKDVDLDTLETTALPTINFNKKTPAIKQESLPSTPKDESLKKTRKHKKRKGKLPKNCDLSVPPDPERWLPKYERTGYRKKRDRRSKEVIKGSQGTTSGQAEQYDFSKFVDDSSTDTASNSVDPSPKPPSKSTQHQQKKNQKKKGKRR; this comes from the exons ATGACGGAGAAAACcccaaaagaaaaaactttaattgCCCAATATGCCGAACTAAATCGATTAGGCCAAAATGGGGAATATGAAAGGGGGTTAAAAGCAGCGAATAAAA TTATTGGTGTGGCACCACATGAATTCCTAGCATTTCAGTGCAAAATGGTTTGCCTAATCCAATTATCTCGCTTTGATGAAGCTATTTCACTTATGAACAAAAATCCTCAGTGGACACA GAGCTTGATATTTGAGAAAGCTTACTGTTATTATCGCGCTAATAAGCCTGATGTGGCTCTAAAAACCATTGATTCCAGTGAAAAAGAGCTTGACTTTCGTTGTAAGGAATTGAAAGCCCAAATTTTATACCGGCTAGAACAATATCACGATTCTGCTAATTTATATcataatattattaagaatatgCATGGTGATGACTATGAAGATGAAAGATATACAAATCTAAGCGCCGTAATGGTTCATTTGAAATCTGATGATGCA TTGGATACAATTGAGGAATTTAAGGAGACAACTTATGAACAATGTTATAATAAAGCTTGTTTACTAATTGAGAATGAAAACTATGCAGAAGCTGAAAGAAAGCTTAGACAGTGTGAAAAGTTATGCAGAGAAATGCTGGAAGAAGATGAAACTAgtgaagaagaaattgatattgAACTAGCATTGATTAA AATCCAGTTGGGTTATGTTTATCAAAAGCAAGGAAGAGTCAAAGAAAGTCAACAACTTTATACAAccaatttaaaattgaaacttgATGATATTGCTCTGATGGCAGTAGCTAGcaataatattgtttgtattaACAAAGACCAAAATCTATTCgattcaaaaaagaaaatgaaagtagCATTAAATGATAActtaaatttcaagttaccaTCAAAACAAAGGAAACTGATAGCCCTAAATAATGCAATCctaaattattatatcaatcaGACTGATCAGTGTGAGAAAGCTTGTAAACTTATAGATGAGAAATGGCCTGAATTGCACTTGCAAACTACCATTTTACGTGCACTTAATTTAATCAAAGCTGATAAACCTAAAGAAGCTATCGAGctgttgaaaaaatccaaaacaaaAGATGATAATCTTTACATAAATTTATGTATAGCACAGATATATTTGATGCAA GGAGAAAAACTGGAGGCCTGCCAAGTACTGGAAAACATTGGAGAATCTAGTTACAAGCCTGGTATAGTAGGAGCTCTAACTACCCTGTATTTAGGCATTGGGAAAGAAGAGACtgctttgaaaatatttgaaaaaactgttgaattttacaaaaagaaTAAG GTGCGAGGGGTAGATTTATCCAATTTATGGAGACAAGCAGCTGAGTTTCACATTAAAAAAGGTTTACCGCAAGTAGCTGCTAATAGCCTGGAAGAATTATTACAAACTAATAAATATGACACTAAATTGATAGCACAATTAATTTTAGCATATGCACAG TTTGATGAGCCGAAAGCTTTGAGATATAGTAATCAATTAATATCACTCGATGAAATTGCAAAAGATGTAGATCTTGATACATTGGAAACTACTGCTCTTCCTACTatcaactttaataaaaagACTCCAGCCATAAAACAAGAATCACTTCCTAG CACTCCAAAAGATGAATCACTGAAGAAAACTAGAAAGCACAAAAAACGTAAAGGAAAATTACCTAAAAATTGTGATCTTTCTGTCCCACCAGATCCAGAGCGTTGGTTACCCAAATATGAAAGAACTGGATACAGAAAGAAAAGGGATAGGAGATCAAAAGAAGTTATAAAGGGATCTCAAGGAACTACTTCTGGACAAGCAGAACAATA tgacTTCTCAAAGTTTGTTGATGATTCATCAACTGACACTGCAAGTAATTCTGTTGATCCAAGTCCAAAACCACCATCAAAATCTACTCAACATCAACAGAAGaagaatcaaaagaaaaaaggcAAAAGACGTTAA